One window of the Dermacentor andersoni chromosome 10, qqDerAnde1_hic_scaffold, whole genome shotgun sequence genome contains the following:
- the LOC126543464 gene encoding high-affinity choline transporter 1-like, whose translation MLVNIAGLAVVIVFYVVVMTVGVWAGRKVHAPPSGSRRASRGSIIHFSSRADSNEDRNLYLLKLFVANRDMPLFVGITSMTATRAGAGYLLGSAAAVFSYGLVHVQAPIGYAISLLCGGRFFAQKMRNTKSLTMIDPLQQHYGRWIGLMLSLTAACADIFWTAATFTTLGQIGNIMLGLDATAFILTTAVTIFTYTGMGGLYSVAYTDVLQLAVTFLGMVCAESVQSL comes from the exons ATGCTCGTGAACATCGCGGGCCTTGCGGTGGTGATCGTCTTCTACGTGGTGGTGATGACCGTTGGCGTGTGGGCGGGCCGCAAGGTGCACGCACCGCCCAGCGGATCGCGGCGCGCCAGCCGCGGCTCGATCATCCACTTCAGCAGCCGGGCCGATTCGAATGAGGACAGGAACCTGTACCTGCTCAAGCTGTTCGTGGCCAACCGGGACATGCCGCTGTTCGTGGGCATCACCTCCATGACCG CGACCCGGGCGGGAGCTGGCTACCTGCTGGGCAGCGCGGCGGCCGTGTTCAGCTACGGGCTAGTCCACGTGCAGGCACCCATCGGATACGCCATCAGCCTGCTGTGCG GCGGACGGTTCTTCGCGCAGAAGATGCGCAACACCAAGTCCCTGACCATGATCGACCCCCTGCAGCAGCATTACGGTCGCTGGATCGGACTGATGCTCTCGCTGACGGCCGCCTGCGCCGACATCTTCTGGACGGCCGCGACATTTACGACGCTCG GCCAGATAGGGAATATCATGCTGGGGTTGGATGCCACAGCGTTCATCCTCACGACGGCGGTCACCATTTTCACGTACACTGGCATGGGCGGGCTCTACTCTGTCGCGTACACTGACGTCCTGCAGCTGGCCGTCACTTTCCTGGGAATGGTATGCGCCGAATCAGTTCAATCGCTGTAG